DNA from bacterium:
CCCTATGGATGGGTACACACGTCCGGCCGCAGGGGAGTACGCGGATTACTTCGTGCCATACGTCCGCCTCGTGCCGCCGGGCCCGATCCTGACGATCCTGGAGCGCCAGCTCGAGGAGACGCTCGCGCTGCTCCGGCCGCTGGACGAGGAGCAGGCCGGCTTCCGCTACGCGCCCGGCAAGTGGAGCATCCGCGAGGTGGTCGGACACGTCATCGACACGGAGCGCATCTTCGGCGTGCGCGCGCTTTGGTTCGCGCGGGGCGAGCCGGGGCCGCTCCCCTCCTTCGAGCAGGACGATTTCGTGCGCACGGCCGGCTTCGACCGGCGCACCCTCGCCGACTTGCTGGAGGAGCTGCGCCTCGTGCGCTCTTCGACGATCGCGTTGTTCCGCGGGCTGCCGCCCGAGGCGCTCACGCGCGAGGGCATCGCCGCCGGCGAGCGTCTCGTGGTGCGCGCCGTTCCCTTCATCATCGCGGGCCACGAGTTGCACCATCGGGCGCTGTTGCTGGAACGGTATCTCGGCGCGATCGCGACGTGAGGGCGACGGGCATGGGCGAGGGCGGTCCCGCTCCCGTTCCCATCGACGTTCCCGGGCCCGGCTGTGCGATCCGGAACCGCCCCCGCCCGCCGCTTTCCGAAGTCCCCCGCCCGGGCGACGGCAGCAGGGCAGGGCGGCCTCCTGGGTGTGAGGGCCGAGCCGGAAGGACGGCCGCCCGCACCCGGAGGACACTACGTCCCCAGCACCTCCGCCCGCCCGATCGCCTCCAGGTCTCGCCTCAGCTTCAGCACCGCCAGGTCCTTCGCCTTGGCCTCGATCATCACGTCGAAGCACCGGTCGGCGAGCTGCGAGAGGAAATCCGCGAAGGTGAACGGGTCCACGTAGTCGGCGTGTTGGCGCAGGAGCGGCGGCTCGATGCGCTGCTGCTTGCCGCGGCCGACCACGCGGCCGTCCAGGCGGGGCGACGAGAAGTGGATCTTGGGCGTGACGCCCCGCGGCCACGTGTCCAGCGCGCGGCGGGCGGCGTCCACGGTCTCGAGGCCGCGGGGGTTGAGGCGGTGGTGCTGGTGGTCGAACACGACGGGCGTGCCCGTGCGCGCGTGGATCCAGAGACAGTCCTCGACGCCGAAGCACGCCTCGTCGTTCTCGACGACGAGGCGCCGCCGGGCGGGCTCGGGCAGACCTTCGAACCGCTCGGCGAACCGTGCGAGCGCGGCCTCGCGGTCGCCGTAGAGCCCGCCCACGTGCAGCACCACCACCGCCTCCGGACCCTGCCCGAGCGCATCGAGCAGCTCTGCCTGGAGCGTGAGGTCCGCCGCGGCCTTGGCCGCGACGGCGTCGTCTTCCGCATTCAGCACCACGAACTGCGACGGGTGCAGCGAGAGCCGGATGCCCAGCTCGCGCGCGAGGCGGCCGACCGCCTCGAGCGCGTCCGCGTTGCGCTCGATCTGCCCGTGGAACCGCGGCAGCTCGGGGTGCGTGCCGTACGGGACGAAGTCGGACGAGAGCCGGTACATGCGGATCCCGACGTCGTCCAGGTACTCGAGGATCGCGTGCAGCCGCTCGATGGACACGGCGAGATCCGGGTTGGACCGCCAGCGGCGCGTGTCGTGGCTCGGCAGGTCCGGCCGGCCCAGCACCTTCACCGCGAAACCGAGCCGGCGCCGGTGCGGCGGCTCGGGCTCGAGCCCGGCGTTCCGGCCCGCGACGTGCATCGCGCTCATGCCTCACTCCACCAGCGCACCGGACGGAGACCCGGCATGCCACGGGCCGCCGTGGCGTCCGGGTCAGAGACCACCGTGGACACCCTGATCCATGCACACGCGACTGACCCGTTCCGCCACCCTCCTCGCCTCCGTCGCCGGGATCTTCGCGGCCTCGTGGCTCGCTTCGCCCGTCGAGGCGCAGCACGCGGCCGGCCACGCGCCCACACGAAAGGCGAGGGACGGCGAGGCGCTCTATCGCGCCGCGTGCGCCGCGTGTCACGGCGCGGACGGGAGGGGGACCACGCAGGCGCTCGTCGGCTTCGATCTGCCGCTGCCCGACTTCACGGATTGCAACTTCGCGACCCGCGAGCCGGACGTGGACTGGCTCGCCGTCTCACACCAGGGCGGGCCGGCCCGCGGGTTCAGCCGGCTGATGCCCGCTTTCGGCGCCGCGCTCACGGTGGACGAGCTCCAGAGCGTGCTGGATTACATCCGCACGTTCTGCGGCAACGACGACTGGCCGCGCGGCGAGCTGAACCTGCCGCGGGCGCAGGTCACCGAGAAGGCGTACCCGGAGGACGAGCTCGTCCTCACGACCGTCTTCGCCGTCGAAGGCGCGGGCGCGTGGATGAACGAGTTCGTCTACGAGAAGCGGTTCGGCGCGCGCAACCAGTGGGAGATCGCGGTGCCGTTCGGCGTGCGCGAGCGCGACACGGGCGAGTGGACGGGCGGGATGGGTGACATCGCGCTCGGCGTGAAGCGCGCGCTGTACCACAGCCTGGCCCGCGGGACGATCTTCAGCGCCGCGGCCGAGATCATCGTGCCCACCGGAGACGAGGACGACGGCTTCGGCGCCGGTACCGCGATCTTCGAGCCGTTCGTCGCGCTGGGCCAGCTCCTGCCCGCGGACGCGTTCCTCCAGCTCCAGCTCGGCGCGGAGTTCCCGTTCGACCGGGACCGTGCCGACGACGAGGGCTTCTGGCGCGCCGTCCTCGGGAAGACGTGGACCGAGGGTCGGTGGGGCCGCGCGTGGTCGCCCATGGTGGAGCTGCTCGGCGCCCGCGAGCTCTCAGGCGGCGCGAGCGCCGAGTGGGACGTGCTGCCGCAGGTGCAGGTCACGCTGAGCCGGCGGCAGCACGTCATGGCCAACATCGGCGTCCGCGTGCCGCTGAACCGGAAGGACACGCGCCAGACCGAGCTGTGGATCTACCTGCTCTGGGACTGGTTCGACGGCG
Protein-coding regions in this window:
- a CDS encoding cytochrome c, class I, producing MHTRLTRSATLLASVAGIFAASWLASPVEAQHAAGHAPTRKARDGEALYRAACAACHGADGRGTTQALVGFDLPLPDFTDCNFATREPDVDWLAVSHQGGPARGFSRLMPAFGAALTVDELQSVLDYIRTFCGNDDWPRGELNLPRAQVTEKAYPEDELVLTTVFAVEGAGAWMNEFVYEKRFGARNQWEIAVPFGVRERDTGEWTGGMGDIALGVKRALYHSLARGTIFSAAAEIIVPTGDEDDGFGAGTAIFEPFVALGQLLPADAFLQLQLGAEFPFDRDRADDEGFWRAVLGKTWTEGRWGRAWSPMVELLGARELSGGASAEWDVLPQVQVTLSRRQHVMANIGVRVPLNRKDTRQTELWIYLLWDWFDGGLFEGW
- the uvdE gene encoding UV DNA damage repair endonuclease UvsE — protein: MSAMHVAGRNAGLEPEPPHRRRLGFAVKVLGRPDLPSHDTRRWRSNPDLAVSIERLHAILEYLDDVGIRMYRLSSDFVPYGTHPELPRFHGQIERNADALEAVGRLARELGIRLSLHPSQFVVLNAEDDAVAAKAAADLTLQAELLDALGQGPEAVVVLHVGGLYGDREAALARFAERFEGLPEPARRRLVVENDEACFGVEDCLWIHARTGTPVVFDHQHHRLNPRGLETVDAARRALDTWPRGVTPKIHFSSPRLDGRVVGRGKQQRIEPPLLRQHADYVDPFTFADFLSQLADRCFDVMIEAKAKDLAVLKLRRDLEAIGRAEVLGT
- a CDS encoding DinB family protein, producing the protein MDGYTRPAAGEYADYFVPYVRLVPPGPILTILERQLEETLALLRPLDEEQAGFRYAPGKWSIREVVGHVIDTERIFGVRALWFARGEPGPLPSFEQDDFVRTAGFDRRTLADLLEELRLVRSSTIALFRGLPPEALTREGIAAGERLVVRAVPFIIAGHELHHRALLLERYLGAIAT